In Sporosarcina psychrophila, a genomic segment contains:
- the fliS gene encoding flagellar export chaperone FliS, whose protein sequence is MAINNPYATYQNNSVNTSTPGELTLMLYNGCLKFILQAKRAMNDNNIEEKNKAVQKAQAIISELMLTLDKSYPVSQNMLVLYEFANSRLIDGNIKNDSALFDEASAIITEFRDTWKQVIQINRQKQYANVDEI, encoded by the coding sequence ATGGCTATCAACAACCCTTATGCAACCTATCAAAACAACTCTGTAAATACATCAACGCCAGGCGAGCTGACACTTATGCTCTACAATGGCTGTTTGAAATTCATTCTACAAGCAAAAAGAGCGATGAATGACAATAATATTGAAGAAAAGAACAAGGCTGTCCAAAAAGCACAAGCAATCATTTCTGAGCTCATGTTGACGCTCGATAAGTCGTACCCAGTTTCACAAAATATGCTTGTCCTCTATGAGTTTGCAAACAGCAGACTGATTGACGGCAATATTAAAAACGACAGTGCCCTGTTCGATGAAGCGTCAGCAATTATTACGGAGTTCCGCGATACCTGGAAGCAGGTTATTCAGATTAACCGGCAGAAACAGTACGCGAACGTAGATGAAATATGA
- a CDS encoding methyl-accepting chemotaxis protein: protein MMNITQLKRADWLRKNSIMMIGFALAAGLGLLAQLIQRSPIAIQLSVAIPFALAILFYFLSKKVEVLSLLLPYLLLVMNFAIAMGVIFFSEANLGTIGIIILILVIGSIHGKMAIMAFGFVLSFIAMIINNQFFIAPELVGGSGTNLLLLHFLAGLVLFLLVRQNGRMFMHVEELVELTELKVREEGALAAKLDEAVGKITSNLAYLRSNSETSATSQREMLAAVNEVSIGSQHQADHISDIAENAEHTYESVQVIAEGLGEVVIQANEAGRKAEDGTMKIAQLKESIDSFTTFFTDLNETFGILSSKIDETNVFASAIKAITEQTNLLALNASIEAARAGEQGKGFAVVAEEIRKLAGLTRETLTKIDANLIEVNNYNEIAVKKLGDGLEQVTMQTAVADESSATFIDLFETMTKLQKVLSIFIQDFGKITEDSALIQERTMDFAAIVEQSTAAVEELNATLTELTEEQQQIATYINETHEEAVRIRN, encoded by the coding sequence ATGATGAATATTACTCAATTAAAGCGGGCAGATTGGCTTCGGAAAAACTCGATTATGATGATTGGATTTGCACTTGCTGCAGGGCTGGGTTTACTAGCCCAACTCATACAACGCTCGCCGATTGCTATTCAATTGTCTGTTGCCATACCTTTTGCACTCGCGATTCTATTCTATTTTCTTAGTAAAAAAGTTGAGGTATTGTCACTTCTTCTGCCATATCTATTACTCGTCATGAATTTTGCAATAGCGATGGGGGTCATCTTTTTTTCAGAAGCGAATCTAGGGACAATAGGGATCATCATCCTTATTTTGGTGATAGGTTCAATTCATGGCAAGATGGCCATTATGGCGTTTGGTTTTGTACTGAGTTTCATTGCCATGATAATAAATAATCAATTTTTTATTGCTCCTGAACTCGTCGGAGGAAGCGGGACAAATCTATTACTACTTCATTTCCTAGCAGGGCTTGTCTTATTCTTGCTTGTCCGTCAAAATGGGCGGATGTTCATGCATGTGGAGGAGCTTGTCGAACTAACAGAACTTAAGGTGCGCGAAGAAGGGGCACTTGCTGCAAAGCTTGACGAGGCGGTTGGAAAGATTACATCGAACCTTGCGTATCTTCGTTCAAATTCGGAGACATCTGCCACATCTCAGCGTGAAATGCTTGCGGCTGTTAATGAAGTAAGTATCGGAAGTCAACATCAGGCAGATCATATTTCGGACATCGCTGAAAATGCAGAACACACTTACGAATCGGTTCAAGTTATTGCTGAAGGCTTAGGTGAGGTCGTGATTCAGGCGAATGAAGCAGGCCGAAAAGCCGAAGATGGCACTATGAAAATTGCACAGTTAAAAGAAAGCATTGATTCTTTCACTACTTTTTTTACTGATCTAAATGAAACGTTTGGTATATTATCAAGTAAAATTGACGAAACGAACGTTTTCGCAAGTGCGATTAAAGCCATCACGGAACAGACAAATTTACTTGCGCTGAACGCCTCGATTGAAGCTGCGCGTGCAGGAGAACAAGGAAAAGGGTTTGCGGTAGTTGCGGAAGAAATTCGGAAATTGGCCGGACTTACAAGAGAGACCTTAACTAAAATTGATGCAAACTTGATAGAAGTGAACAATTACAACGAAATAGCCGTTAAAAAACTTGGAGATGGACTGGAGCAAGTGACGATGCAGACTGCAGTAGCAGACGAGTCTAGTGCGACCTTTATAGATTTGTTTGAAACGATGACGAAATTGCAGAAGGTATTATCGATTTTCATCCAAGACTTCGGCAAAATTACGGAAGACAGTGCATTAATTCAAGAACGGACGATGGATTTTGCGGCGATTGTCGAGCAAAGTACCGCGGCTGTGGAAGAACTGAATGCTACGTTGACCGAACTGACTGAAGAACAACAACAAATCGCCACGTATATCAATGAAACACA